The DNA segment TTTAAATTTATCACACTATTTTGATTTTTATGTGTAATCGTTTTCACTTGATTTATAAGAAATTATTTAGAAAATTTATGAAATATTTATAGTAATATTTCTACATGCCCATGAATATTTTATGTATTATTTTTGTAGAAAATATTTACAGCGCTAAGATAAGGATGAATGCTTGTAACATACTTTTTTATTCATTTAATTTATATGTTTAATAATTTTTAAAGATTTTATAAAAATTATTTTCAATTATTAGGTTCCTGAATTTCCGGAATCATAAAACCGTTGTAATAACTTTAATAAAACTCCTGATAGAAAGGTATGGATAGAAATGTATATGGTATTTGGTCTGTAACTTGTATTGAAAACATAACAATAAAGAGAAGCTGTTTCCCGTTTGACTGGGACTTTTATTTAAAAAACTAACTCTATGAAAAATATACTCATTGCTGACGGTCACTATGTAGTAAGAACAGGTACAGCTCTGGTGCTAAAGTCAAAACTCCAATATCATTGTAATATAGATTTTGCTGAAACATACTCCGATACAAAGGATATGGTTTCTGAAAAGGTATATGATCTTTTAATTATTGATATTGATATACCGGGAAGTATTTTTAGGGCAATGGTAAAAGATCTTAAGAAAAAGCAAAAACACCTTAAGATTTTATTTTTTTCAACTTATGATGACAATGTAGGGATACAATACATAGAAGAGGGAGCTGCCGGATATCTCAACAAAGGAGCCTCAGAATCTGAAATCATTACCGCGGTAAATTCCATGTTTGAGGAAGGCTATTATTATACCGTGGATATGATGAAGAAGCTGGTTACACATACTGCGGGCAGTCATTCTGTAGAAAGACTTTCTAAAAGAGAATTTCAGATTTTTAAGCTTCTTGCGCAGGGAAACGGGAATATAGAAATTTCAAACATACTGAACCTTAAGATGTCTACCATCAGTACTTATAAGAAAAAAATCTTTGAAAAGCTGCAGGTGAAAAATGTAGTTGATCTTGTAAGAATTTATGACGATATGCATTAATTATAAATCCCGGCAGAGAAATTCGCCGGGATTGATTTTTTTAAAGAATATTTATTGTAAGGATAAAAAAGCCCGGTAAAGGGCTTATTCAAATCAACTAAATAATGTATTCTATTTTACAACAACTCTTTTTGTTTGTCCTTCTGAAGTTTTCAAAAGATAAACTCCTGTAGAAAGTTCAGAAGTATCAATAGTTAAAGCCTTTTTATCTTTTCTGATTAATTTTCCGGACATGTCGTACAGCTCATAATCCTGCATTCTGTTGAAATAAAGAGTATTTCCTTTTGTTATAGGATTTGGGAATACATTAAAGGTAGTCTTAGCTGTTTTTATCTCACCTGTTGCCAGAGTAGGGGCACCCGCAACTTCATACATGGATAAAGTTCCGCTTATTTCGTTGGCGATGATTACATAGCCTTTACCTGTTGTTGTATTTTCAGGAGCTACGTAGATAATTCCTTCAGGTCCGTTATCGCCACCATAAGCAGAAGTCATACGCGAATGTTTGTAATCGGTAAATGTTGGATTATTAGGGTCTGTAATATTGTAAACCATCACACCGCCGGTTCTTTCCAAAGTAATAAAAGCATAAGTCTGCCCATTGATCGTTCCTAGAGCCACACCTTCCGGCTCCGGGCCTTTCGCGCGGCTTCTGTTCTTTACAGTATTTGATTCATTATCAGCATTGAAGATCAAAGGATGATTAGCTGCAATATACCGCTCAAACTGATCTCCACTGTCGTAAACAATCTGTCTTGTATCTGCATTAAATATAGAAAAAGAACGTGCGCCTAACGCTGCAATCTCTTCAAAATCTGCGTCGCCATCTGTATTTCCTGTAGCATTAGAAACTCTGAATCTGCCCAAATTATAAGAAGCTTTCAAAATCGCTGCCTGAGGAAACAAAGCTGGATCAGGACTATAATTATTTGCTCCCACCGTTGTTCTTTCGCTGAAGCCTGAAAGATCTTTTTCATCTCCTTCGTTGGCCGTAACAATATAATGAGTATTCCCCACTTTATAATTCTGAACCGCATCCGGAGTGTAGTACGCTTTTACAGGCCAGTTGGCGATTAAAATTTCATTATTGTTATCCGATGCATCGAAGCCGTTTCCGGGAATGCTCATGTCTTTTTTACCCAGTCCCCAGATTCCGGTAATTGTTTTTGTCGCTAAATTCACCTCTGCCACCGCATTGTTTTCCTGAAGCGTAACCCATGCTTTCTGACTGTCTGAACTGATCGTAATATATTCCGGTTCCAGATCCTGGGAAAGGGTGTTGTTCGTTCTCACTTTTCTTAGACCTGTTGCTGTTAAAGCAGCAACCTGAGCATCAAATGCATTAAAATTTAGGGTTGTTACATTAGATTGGGTAAGGTTTGCAATTCCGCCTGAAATATCAATGATGCTGATTGTACCTTCAGGATCAACGGTGTAAGCATCATTCGGTTCTCCTTCGTTAGCGGTCATTACTTTTGTACCGTCCGGTGAGAAAGTAATCATATCCGGCAAAGCACCTACGGTTACCTGTTTCAGGAAATTCCCGTTGATATCAAAGAAAACTACGGAGCCATTCTGTTGCGGATTGGTATTCGGAGAAGCGGCAGCGATGATTCCGTTTTTTACGGCAATACTGGTAATACCTCCGTACGGAGCCATGTTGATAGTATTGATTACTGTTGGGGTTGTAGGATTGCTAAAGTTAATAATATCAAAAACATCCGTAATGGAGCTGATGGTAAATAATCTCTGAGTTGCGGGATCATGAACAACAATTTCCGTAGAACTGTTGTTGTTTCCGGAAGGATCAAAACTTCCGATATAGTTTAGGGCAATCTGATTTGACGGAACAGGTGCCTGCTTGTCGTTATCAATAATATAAATTGTTGCATTATTGTCTCCTGAAATGGTTGCCCCAACAGGGCTTTCAAGACTCACTACAAAATATTCTGCCTGCTGTTCTTCAGCTATATCATCAATGATCGGAATATTCACGGTATAGCTTGTTGTAGAAGGATTAATCGTAATGGTCTGATTGGCCAATGTAAAATCAGTACTGTCCGCAGTACTGAACGGAGCAGGTTTTACCACAAGATTCACGGTAGCATTTGATGGATTGGCAATATTTAGCTTAAATGCTAATGTTCCTGCATTTTCATTGACTTTAATAAAATTTTTATCTAAAGAAACGGAAGTTCCCGCAGTAGTAAAAGTGGAAGAGGTCACCGTACTTACGGCATTGTCACTCGTATCCTCAACGGTATTCGGCTTTAAAGCCAGAAAATAAGTCTGATTGGTCGCTAAACCAGAAACAGGAATTATGGTGATTGTATTATTCGCAAATGTTGTAGTGAAAGGAACCTGTGCTCCCAAAGCATCTGTTAACCGGAAATCAACCAGATTTTGTGCATTAGCATTGGTAATTGCAGAATTATCCAGCAGCCTTACATTTTCGTTGAATGTAATAGTAGGATTTGCGGTAGAAGAAGCATTATTTGTATTATTTGCCGGAAGATACGTTACTGTTGGTGGCGTTGTGTCGGCTCCGTTTACAGCAGTTGCATCTACAGTAAAATTATCAAACCGGTTATTTCCCACACTTCCGCCGCCAGTTGGAGAGAATTCAACTTTAAGTTTAAAATTTGGGTTGTTGGAAACGCCGCTCACTCCGGAAAAATCAAATGTAATCAGCTGCGGGTTGGCATCCTGCGGGGAAATAGTCTGGTATGTCTGAAATGTCGTTCCGTCCGTAGAATAAGACCATGTCTGTGTTCCCGCTCCGGAACCGGATCTTCTAGTTGTAAATTTCACAACTACATTTTGATA comes from the Chryseobacterium nepalense genome and includes:
- a CDS encoding response regulator transcription factor, translating into MKNILIADGHYVVRTGTALVLKSKLQYHCNIDFAETYSDTKDMVSEKVYDLLIIDIDIPGSIFRAMVKDLKKKQKHLKILFFSTYDDNVGIQYIEEGAAGYLNKGASESEIITAVNSMFEEGYYYTVDMMKKLVTHTAGSHSVERLSKREFQIFKLLAQGNGNIEISNILNLKMSTISTYKKKIFEKLQVKNVVDLVRIYDDMH
- a CDS encoding choice-of-anchor I family protein, with the translated sequence MINNYFLKGSVIAAFFLQGAVFGQTSLIHYWNFNNNTSVAAITTPTVSLTGGSLNTVINGTTEIDFAGGTGQNFNVENLNARNGDAAGTHLRYNFPINGNLQFNLPTTGYQNVVVKFTTRRSGSGAGTQTWSYSTDGTTFQTYQTISPQDANPQLITFDFSGVSGVSNNPNFKLKVEFSPTGGGSVGNNRFDNFTVDATAVNGADTTPPTVTYLPANNTNNASSTANPTITFNENVRLLDNSAITNANAQNLVDFRLTDALGAQVPFTTTFANNTITIIPVSGLATNQTYFLALKPNTVEDTSDNAVSTVTSSTFTTAGTSVSLDKNFIKVNENAGTLAFKLNIANPSNATVNLVVKPAPFSTADSTDFTLANQTITINPSTTSYTVNIPIIDDIAEEQQAEYFVVSLESPVGATISGDNNATIYIIDNDKQAPVPSNQIALNYIGSFDPSGNNNSSTEIVVHDPATQRLFTISSITDVFDIINFSNPTTPTVINTINMAPYGGITSIAVKNGIIAAASPNTNPQQNGSVVFFDINGNFLKQVTVGALPDMITFSPDGTKVMTANEGEPNDAYTVDPEGTISIIDISGGIANLTQSNVTTLNFNAFDAQVAALTATGLRKVRTNNTLSQDLEPEYITISSDSQKAWVTLQENNAVAEVNLATKTITGIWGLGKKDMSIPGNGFDASDNNNEILIANWPVKAYYTPDAVQNYKVGNTHYIVTANEGDEKDLSGFSERTTVGANNYSPDPALFPQAAILKASYNLGRFRVSNATGNTDGDADFEEIAALGARSFSIFNADTRQIVYDSGDQFERYIAANHPLIFNADNESNTVKNRSRAKGPEPEGVALGTINGQTYAFITLERTGGVMVYNITDPNNPTFTDYKHSRMTSAYGGDNGPEGIIYVAPENTTTGKGYVIIANEISGTLSMYEVAGAPTLATGEIKTAKTTFNVFPNPITKGNTLYFNRMQDYELYDMSGKLIRKDKKALTIDTSELSTGVYLLKTSEGQTKRVVVK